From one Trifolium pratense cultivar HEN17-A07 linkage group LG1, ARS_RC_1.1, whole genome shotgun sequence genomic stretch:
- the LOC123899945 gene encoding protein NUCLEAR FUSION DEFECTIVE 4-like: MIGTLTLPSSHIFKFSDNKMVEGVGSSMGLSEKKNLIIQVITGRWFVVFASFLIMSASGATYMFSIYSGTIKRALGYDQTTLNLLSFFKDLGGNLGIFSGLINEITPPYVVLAMGSVLNFFGYFMIWLAVTKKISKPKVWQMCLYICIGANSQSFSNTGSLVTCVKNFPETRGVVLGILKGFVGLSGAIITQLYYAIYFDDPKALILLIAWLPAAISFLFLRTVRYMKPVRQTNELDVFYKFLYISLSLAGFLLVMIILQNKLSFKQSEYIGSASVVLILLFLPIAVVFVEQKKIYTSQKLAFVDPFSVKIVTDQGAKNGDNNNAMVSVEEKETRWWQNIFSPPEKGEDYTILQALFSIDMILLFFAGTCGVGGTLTAIDNLGQIGISLGYPKKSISTFVSLVSIWNYLGRVFSGFVSEHVLTKYKFPRPLMLTLTLFLSCVGHLLIAFDVQNGLYFASVIIGFCFGAQWPLVFAIISELFGLKYYSTLYNFGGVASPIGLYFLNVRVTGHLYDKEAKRQLVARGVPRKLGEELNCVGASCYKLSFIIITAATLIGAFISLILVARTIQFYKGDIYKRYRSEPVEVEGDTAEMKVVQSGGERGQDEAKAAEK; this comes from the coding sequence ATGATTGGCACACTAACACTACCTAGCTCACACATCTTCAAATTCAGTGATAACAAAATGGTTGAAGGTGTTGGTAGCTCTATGGGGTTATCAGAAAAGAAAAACCTCATAATCCAAGTCATCACAGGACGGTGGTTTGTAGTGTTTGCTTCCTTTCTAATCATGTCAGCTTCTGGAGCCACCTACATGTTCAGTATTTACTCCGGCACCATAAAAAGAGCCTTAGGCTATGACCAAACAACTCTTAACCTCCTTAGTTTCTTCAAAGACTTAGGTGGTAACCTTGGTATTTTCTCTGGTTTAATCAATGAAATCACACCACCTTATGTTGTTCTTGCAATGGGTTCAGTTCTTAACTTTTTTGGTTATTTCATGATTTGGTTAGCAGTgaccaaaaaaatttcaaaaccaaAAGTTTGGCAAATGTGTCTTTATATTTGTATAGGTGCTAATTCTCAGTCTTTTTCAAATACTGGTTCACTTGTTACTTGTGTTAAGAATTTCCCCGAAACACGCGGCGTTGTTTTGGGGATTTTGAAAGGTTTTGTTGGTCTTAGTGGTGCTATTATCACACAACTTTATTATGCTATTTATTTTGATGATCCAAAAGCTTTGATTTTACTCATTGCTTGGCTTCCTGCTGcaatttcctttctttttcttcgaACCGTTCGATATATGAAACCAGTTAGACAGACCAATGAACTTGATGTTTTCTATAAGTTTTTGTATATTTCACTTAGTCTAGCTGGTTTTTTATTGGTTATGATTATACTACAGAACAAATTGTCTTTTAAACAAAGTGAGTATATTGGAAGTGCTTCTGTAGTGCTTATTTTGTTGTTCCTACCTATTGCTGTGGTTTTCGTCGAACAGAAAAAGATTTACACGAGTCAAAAACTTGCATTTGTCGATCCATTTTCGGTTAAAATAGTAACCGATCAAGGAGCAAAAAATGGTGATAATAACAATGCAATGGTTAgtgttgaagaaaaagaaactagATGGTGGCAAAATATTTTTAGTCCACCAGAAAAAGGTGAAGATTATACAATACTTCAAGCACTTTTCAGCATAGACATGATATTGCTATTTTTTGCTGGTACCTGTGGTGTTGGTGGAACATTAACAGCAATTGATAATTTGGGTCAAATTGGAATATCACttggatatccaaaaaaaagtataagCACATTTGTTTCATTAGTGAGTATTTGGAATTACCTAGGAAGAGTTTTCTCAGGTTTTGTTTCAGAACATGTTTTAACAAAGTACAAATTTCCAAGACCACTTATGTTAACATTAACTCTGTTTTTATCTTGTGTCGGTCACTTATTAATAGCCTTTGATGTTCAAAATGGTCTTTATTTTGCTTCAGTAATCattggtttttgttttggtGCACAATGGCCATTAGTTTTTGCCATAATTTCAGAGTTATTTGGTTTGAAATACTATTCAACTTTGTACAACTTTGGTGGGGTAGCTAGTCCAATTGGACTATATTTCCTTAATGTTAGGGTCACTGGTCATTTATATGACAAAGAAGCTAAGAGACAATTGGTTGCAAGAGGAGTACCAAGAAAATTGGGTGAGGAATTGAATTGTGTAGGAGCAAGTTGTTATAAATTGTCTTTCATTATTATCACTGCAGCTACTTTGATTGGTGCTTTTATTTCACTTATTTTGGTGGCTAGAACTATTCAGTTTTATAAAGGTGATATATACAAGAGGTACCGATCGGAACCGGTGGAAGTTGAAGGTGATACGGCTGAGATGAAGGTGGTCCAAAGTGGTGGTGAAAGAGGTCAAGATGAAGCAAAAGCTGCAGAGAAGTAG